One Cryobacterium roopkundense genomic region harbors:
- a CDS encoding tyrosine-type recombinase/integrase, which produces MTNTPLALGNGNHAGYSNTQNGIAATLTIQNYAPMLPKRLWNPVADFTRSAVTDFAPLNGREASKVMGHLARLAIWTIDVACQPLQRDIVFNGRHIEAFISNGSIGLTEYGNRCRRSLLLRVASELANFDPLRRDSGKKPHTDSFAPYTAAEIVRFRSQGSTRSTALRRHNWTVLLSLAAGCALTTSEIVGLKVENVSISRDSVRVAIRGDRARTVVCLEAWEADIRELLSSPLVSDYLFVKAERPKIPPMYVTNFLRTVAHGGEQFTVERLRSTWMLGHLEAGTAPVAVMQMVGVKSFSTFERLIPYVTAPSPAAHTAMFRRAAHS; this is translated from the coding sequence ATGACAAACACCCCACTGGCACTTGGCAATGGGAACCATGCTGGTTATAGTAATACACAAAATGGCATTGCTGCCACCCTTACTATTCAAAACTACGCTCCGATGCTTCCCAAACGCCTCTGGAACCCAGTCGCGGACTTCACGCGATCTGCCGTCACGGACTTCGCGCCCCTGAACGGGCGCGAGGCCAGCAAAGTCATGGGCCACCTGGCGCGACTCGCCATCTGGACAATTGATGTCGCCTGCCAGCCCCTCCAACGCGACATCGTTTTCAACGGCCGGCATATCGAGGCATTCATCTCGAACGGCAGCATCGGGCTTACGGAATACGGAAACCGCTGCCGCCGTTCCCTCCTCCTCCGGGTCGCCTCAGAACTAGCCAATTTCGATCCCCTTCGCAGAGATAGCGGGAAGAAGCCACACACAGACTCATTTGCTCCGTATACCGCTGCGGAAATCGTCAGATTCCGAAGCCAAGGAAGCACCCGGTCCACCGCACTGCGTCGACACAACTGGACGGTTCTCCTTTCGCTGGCTGCGGGATGTGCTTTGACGACGTCGGAGATCGTCGGCCTCAAGGTCGAAAACGTCTCCATTTCACGGGACTCCGTAAGAGTCGCAATCCGCGGGGATCGAGCGCGCACAGTTGTCTGCTTGGAGGCATGGGAAGCTGACATTCGAGAGCTCCTCAGCTCGCCACTCGTGTCCGACTATCTGTTCGTCAAAGCGGAGCGACCCAAGATCCCTCCGATGTATGTCACCAATTTCCTCCGTACTGTCGCCCATGGCGGCGAGCAGTTCACTGTTGAGCGTCTGCGTTCTACTTGGATGCTCGGCCACCTTGAGGCCGGCACAGCACCAGTAGCCGTTATGCAGATGGTCGGCGTGAAATCATTCTCAACCTTCGAACGCCTCATCCCGTACGTCACCGCTCCGTCGCCAGCCGCCCACACAGCGATGTTCAGACGGGCGGCACACTCGTGA
- a CDS encoding helix-turn-helix domain-containing protein — MSRPTRLHPRELAAGWPDVVSVDPIGEVARQFALNVRAAIGDRSIRAAAQDVGVDHSTIVAVLQGRTWPDLATIARLELGFGVDLWPGRIGSVK, encoded by the coding sequence ATGTCCCGGCCCACCCGACTCCACCCCCGCGAACTCGCGGCGGGCTGGCCCGATGTCGTGTCGGTAGATCCGATCGGCGAGGTGGCGCGTCAATTTGCGCTGAACGTGCGCGCCGCCATAGGCGATCGCAGTATTCGTGCGGCCGCTCAAGATGTCGGCGTTGACCACTCGACGATCGTTGCTGTGCTCCAGGGACGCACATGGCCGGACCTCGCGACCATCGCTAGGCTCGAGCTCGGTTTTGGTGTGGACCTGTGGCCAGGTCGAATAGGCAGCGTGAAATGA
- a CDS encoding site-specific integrase: MLAAGAGAGLSASEIGELRVRDIIVDKVGVVLTVTGDRSRHVPVLEAWVEPLAMTARSLEPCSYAFRERHTCFYPNLISNFVDRSTVLGVRPQTQRLRATWIVHHLDAGTPVGILMRAAGLESLEALTRYVQFMNDVEPESARIWLMHPQESLKKHSAGAGRLLR, from the coding sequence TTGCTCGCGGCGGGCGCCGGCGCAGGGCTCTCGGCGTCGGAGATTGGTGAACTTCGAGTTCGTGACATCATCGTGGACAAGGTTGGTGTCGTTCTCACAGTGACCGGTGATCGGTCACGGCACGTTCCCGTACTGGAAGCGTGGGTGGAACCCTTGGCCATGACTGCCCGCTCACTCGAGCCATGCTCTTATGCATTCAGAGAGAGGCATACGTGCTTCTACCCCAACCTGATTTCCAATTTCGTCGACCGCAGCACCGTCCTCGGAGTACGTCCGCAAACCCAACGTCTCCGCGCGACATGGATCGTGCACCACCTGGACGCCGGCACGCCGGTCGGCATACTCATGCGTGCCGCAGGCCTTGAATCACTCGAAGCACTGACTCGCTATGTTCAATTCATGAACGACGTCGAACCAGAGTCGGCGCGCATCTGGCTCATGCACCCACAAGAAAGCCTCAAGAAACACAGTGCAGGGGCAGGCCGCCTACTCAGGTGA
- a CDS encoding ATP-binding protein produces the protein MSPLDTETKRKLREMNAGELLAAIDTQDETLSISLSFEERVRLVVDDAYSAFTHSKVAGLIRRAGLRYPNADLRRIDLLDERGLNRQLLAQLGTCSFVARQQNVVFQGFTGSGKSYLGCAIAKRACEHRIRAHYVRMPDLEEAWVAAQDTTGGSGKFLRKYASFTLLVIDEWLLDRPTESMRGMLLELMERRYGESSTVFCTQYQQKDWHQRLGSGVHADAIMDRIIHNTVWVETGTYNMREQAALTSA, from the coding sequence ATGAGTCCGCTGGACACAGAGACCAAGCGCAAGCTGCGGGAGATGAATGCTGGCGAGTTGCTCGCGGCGATCGACACCCAAGACGAGACGCTGAGCATCAGTTTGTCGTTTGAAGAGCGGGTCCGGTTGGTCGTCGATGACGCCTACTCCGCCTTCACGCACTCGAAGGTCGCCGGGCTGATCCGGCGGGCGGGGTTGCGTTATCCCAACGCGGATCTCCGCCGCATCGACCTGCTCGACGAGCGGGGCTTGAACCGGCAGCTGCTGGCCCAGCTCGGGACGTGTTCGTTCGTTGCCCGGCAGCAGAACGTTGTGTTTCAGGGGTTCACCGGATCGGGGAAGTCGTATTTGGGCTGCGCGATCGCCAAACGCGCTTGCGAGCATCGCATCCGCGCTCATTACGTCCGCATGCCCGACCTCGAGGAAGCCTGGGTGGCCGCCCAAGACACCACCGGCGGCAGCGGGAAGTTCTTGCGCAAATATGCTTCCTTCACCCTGCTCGTCATTGATGAATGGTTGCTTGACCGCCCGACGGAATCGATGCGCGGCATGCTGCTTGAGCTGATGGAACGTCGCTATGGCGAGAGCTCGACGGTGTTCTGCACCCAGTATCAGCAGAAGGACTGGCACCAGCGACTCGGCTCCGGGGTTCACGCCGACGCGATCATGGACCGCATCATCCACAACACTGTCTGGGTCGAGACCGGCACCTACAACATGAGAGAGCAAGCGGCCCTCACCAGCGCCTAA
- the istA gene encoding IS21 family transposase, producing MVRKIKAKLVLQLRNQGLSGRAIASAQGIARNSVQTVLETADRLGLGWDDVEEMPEAEVYTALFPGRGVHESVFAQPDWGRVHTELARVGVTLKLLHQEYVDTSGQAQAVMSYDRFCRLYGDFAAVSGATSRVGHKAGRSIEVDWSGPTMQLLDPTTGEISKVYLFVACLPFSRYAFVEATLDMRQESWLRAHVAMFSFFGGSVPRLVPDNLKTGVISHPREGEVVLNDAYREMAAHYSAAVLPGRVRAPKDKASVENTVSHVATWVIASLRQEQFTSLPELRVRIYEQIDAYNRQPFQKRDGSRLSVFTAEEKPLMQPLPAAPFEISTWTYKRKVNKNAHVVWARNFYSVPFRHIGAQVDLRVTDTMLEVYRNDERLTSHLLLPASTTNQHQTNDADLPEGRSFQAWDRTRIDEWAARMGPATVTVIGKIFEAASIEEAGYDPALAVLRLSRRFSPTRVEAACALALRGPIRSPRYAHLRPILDTGQDKTGHVPDKPEPDDGGYVRGSAYYAGGTR from the coding sequence ATGGTACGGAAGATCAAGGCGAAACTCGTCTTGCAGTTACGAAACCAAGGCTTGTCGGGCAGAGCGATCGCGTCGGCGCAGGGCATCGCCCGCAATAGCGTCCAGACCGTGCTCGAGACGGCGGACAGGCTCGGCCTCGGCTGGGACGACGTCGAGGAGATGCCGGAGGCCGAGGTCTATACGGCGTTGTTTCCCGGCCGTGGAGTGCACGAGTCCGTGTTCGCGCAGCCGGATTGGGGTCGTGTGCACACCGAACTAGCCCGGGTCGGGGTGACGTTGAAGCTGCTGCACCAAGAGTACGTCGACACATCGGGTCAGGCGCAGGCGGTGATGAGCTATGACCGGTTCTGTCGGCTCTATGGCGACTTCGCTGCCGTCTCGGGCGCGACGTCGCGCGTGGGTCACAAGGCCGGCCGCAGCATCGAGGTTGACTGGTCTGGGCCCACGATGCAGCTGCTGGACCCGACGACGGGCGAGATCTCAAAGGTGTATTTGTTCGTCGCGTGCCTGCCGTTCAGCCGATACGCCTTCGTGGAGGCCACGTTGGATATGCGGCAGGAGTCGTGGCTGCGCGCCCACGTGGCGATGTTTTCCTTCTTCGGCGGCAGCGTCCCGCGCCTGGTCCCCGACAACCTGAAGACTGGGGTGATCTCTCACCCTCGAGAGGGAGAGGTCGTTCTCAACGACGCCTACCGTGAGATGGCTGCGCACTACTCTGCCGCGGTGCTGCCGGGCCGCGTCCGGGCACCTAAGGACAAGGCGAGCGTTGAGAACACAGTTTCGCATGTCGCGACCTGGGTCATCGCTAGCCTCAGGCAGGAGCAGTTCACATCCCTGCCCGAGCTGCGGGTCCGGATCTACGAGCAAATCGATGCTTACAACCGCCAGCCGTTCCAGAAACGGGACGGGTCCCGGTTGAGTGTCTTCACCGCCGAGGAGAAGCCGTTGATGCAACCGTTACCGGCGGCCCCGTTCGAGATCAGCACGTGGACCTACAAGCGCAAAGTGAACAAGAACGCTCACGTGGTCTGGGCGAGGAACTTCTACTCCGTTCCGTTCCGCCACATCGGCGCTCAGGTCGACCTTCGCGTCACGGACACGATGCTGGAGGTCTATCGCAACGACGAACGCTTGACCAGTCACCTGCTGCTGCCAGCAAGCACGACGAACCAGCATCAGACAAACGACGCGGACCTGCCCGAGGGCCGCAGCTTTCAGGCCTGGGATCGGACCCGGATCGACGAGTGGGCGGCCCGGATGGGACCTGCCACGGTCACAGTGATCGGGAAGATCTTTGAAGCTGCGTCGATCGAGGAGGCCGGTTACGACCCGGCGTTGGCAGTGTTGCGGCTGTCACGCCGGTTCTCGCCGACTCGGGTCGAGGCCGCCTGCGCACTGGCCTTGCGAGGTCCGATCCGCTCGCCGAGGTATGCGCACCTTCGGCCGATCCTCGACACCGGACAAGACAAAACTGGCCACGTCCCTGACAAGCCGGAACCCGATGACGGTGGCTACGTCCGCGGCAGCGCCTACTACGCCGGAGGCACCCGATGA
- a CDS encoding IS1380 family transposase encodes MQLSHTHRSFSASFDDPNLVSSAGLVPTMALAEKTGLGALVDEWVKLPGYFGANAGLKALALVAGMLTGADSIDDMAVLRHGALRKLFTGTYAPSTLGSFLRAFAFGHVRQLDAAASRWLQNLGAVTPIVTGIDDLALVDIDDTIREVHGYKKQGAGFGYSGVRGLNALLAIVSTGSAAPIIVSSRLRKGPTNSARGAKKFVSDTLATVKRLRSPTAKGMLLLRADSAYYVSAVIQAALRAGAMVSITARLNSLVKAGISTIPDTAWTPIKYTNAIFDDATGRWISDAEVAEIPFTAFGSKKKSEQIPGRLVVRRIPELNKTVAAGQGTLFDLFRFHAFFTTSTLNTVDADKTHRHHAIIENLNADMKASAMAHFPSGVFTANAAWLVLACITFNLTRAAGTLANPALGKAVTATVRRKLINVAARVSTSARRVTLHLPESWPWEEGWSALFTSVCNPPGRAAT; translated from the coding sequence ATGCAACTTTCTCACACTCACCGGTCCTTTTCTGCATCCTTCGACGACCCCAATCTCGTGTCGTCGGCCGGACTGGTGCCCACGATGGCTCTGGCCGAGAAAACAGGCCTCGGCGCGCTGGTCGATGAGTGGGTGAAACTGCCCGGTTACTTCGGCGCGAATGCCGGCCTGAAAGCGCTGGCACTGGTCGCAGGAATGCTCACCGGCGCCGACTCCATCGACGATATGGCCGTGCTCCGGCACGGCGCTCTCCGGAAATTGTTCACCGGAACCTATGCGCCCTCGACCCTGGGATCGTTCCTGCGCGCGTTCGCTTTTGGCCATGTCCGCCAGCTCGACGCCGCCGCGTCCCGGTGGCTGCAGAACCTCGGCGCCGTCACGCCGATCGTGACCGGTATCGACGACCTCGCCCTGGTCGATATTGACGACACCATCAGGGAAGTGCACGGATATAAGAAGCAAGGCGCCGGGTTTGGCTACTCCGGTGTTCGCGGCCTCAACGCCCTGCTCGCCATCGTCAGCACCGGATCGGCCGCTCCGATCATCGTCAGCTCCCGGCTACGCAAAGGCCCCACCAACTCCGCCCGCGGCGCAAAGAAATTCGTCTCCGACACCCTCGCGACCGTGAAACGACTGCGCAGCCCAACCGCAAAAGGAATGCTTCTCCTCCGAGCCGACAGCGCCTACTACGTCAGCGCCGTCATCCAAGCTGCCCTCCGTGCCGGGGCGATGGTTTCGATCACGGCACGCCTGAATTCATTGGTGAAAGCGGGTATCAGCACCATCCCCGATACCGCGTGGACCCCGATCAAATACACCAATGCGATCTTCGACGACGCCACCGGGCGGTGGATCTCCGACGCGGAAGTCGCCGAAATCCCCTTCACCGCGTTCGGCTCCAAGAAGAAGAGCGAACAAATCCCTGGACGCCTCGTCGTGCGCCGCATCCCGGAACTGAACAAGACCGTCGCCGCCGGGCAAGGCACCCTTTTCGACCTGTTCCGCTTTCACGCGTTCTTCACCACCAGCACCCTGAACACCGTTGACGCCGACAAAACCCACCGCCACCATGCGATCATCGAAAATTTGAACGCCGACATGAAAGCGTCGGCGATGGCGCACTTCCCGTCCGGCGTATTCACGGCCAACGCCGCCTGGCTGGTGCTGGCCTGCATCACGTTCAATCTCACCCGCGCCGCCGGCACCCTCGCCAATCCCGCCCTCGGAAAAGCCGTCACCGCGACCGTTCGCCGCAAACTCATCAACGTCGCCGCCAGAGTATCCACGTCGGCACGACGCGTCACATTGCACCTGCCCGAAAGCTGGCCCTGGGAAGAAGGCTGGTCGGCGCTGTTCACCAGCGTTTGCAACCCGCCCGGCCGCGCCGCCACCTAA
- a CDS encoding Fic family protein, with amino-acid sequence MPAFIADLNIPLNDDLNALTEEASSELARFDAEVGHIVGPITSVLLCVESAASSEIEHLRSAAREIALAELGGRASEDAQLIMGNTRAMQAALALSEAIDGQAILEVHRALLERSNPGVVGRWRDEQVWIGGRSRGPHLARFVPPHQDRVPSLMSDLVAFANRVDLPVFAQTAIVHAQFETIHPFPDGNGRVGRALMQAGLRAGRLTRNVVVPVSAGLLNDTTRYFDALSAYRTGDVTPIIRSIAHASFVAMNNGHLLVNDLQAIQIGWRGRITARRDSAAHRLLGFLLRQPAIGARCVGAQLGVSPVNAQVAIDHLVDAGILIQITDGRRNRIWLAQDVVRVLEDFAARARRRR; translated from the coding sequence GTGCCTGCGTTCATCGCCGATCTCAATATCCCGCTCAACGATGACCTGAACGCGCTCACGGAAGAGGCTTCGAGCGAGTTGGCTCGTTTCGATGCCGAGGTCGGCCACATCGTGGGACCAATTACCTCCGTCCTCCTGTGCGTCGAGAGTGCCGCGAGCTCCGAGATCGAGCACCTCCGCAGCGCTGCGCGGGAGATCGCACTGGCGGAACTCGGTGGTCGGGCCTCCGAGGATGCCCAGCTCATCATGGGCAATACTCGCGCGATGCAGGCCGCGCTGGCGTTGTCCGAGGCTATCGACGGCCAAGCCATCCTTGAAGTGCATCGTGCTCTCCTTGAGCGCAGCAATCCTGGCGTCGTTGGTCGTTGGCGTGACGAGCAGGTGTGGATCGGCGGCAGGAGCCGCGGTCCGCACCTCGCGCGTTTTGTGCCCCCACATCAGGATCGGGTGCCCTCGCTGATGAGCGACCTTGTTGCCTTCGCAAATCGCGTGGATCTCCCGGTGTTCGCTCAGACCGCGATCGTGCACGCCCAATTCGAAACCATTCACCCGTTCCCCGACGGCAATGGTCGGGTCGGTCGCGCCCTCATGCAAGCGGGGTTGCGGGCCGGAAGGCTCACTCGAAACGTGGTCGTTCCGGTCTCTGCAGGGCTACTGAATGACACCACCCGATATTTCGATGCCCTGAGCGCCTACCGGACCGGAGATGTCACTCCGATAATTCGCTCCATCGCGCATGCATCATTCGTCGCGATGAACAATGGACACCTCCTCGTAAACGATCTGCAAGCGATTCAGATCGGATGGCGCGGGCGCATCACCGCAAGACGAGACTCTGCCGCCCACCGCCTCTTGGGTTTCCTCCTTCGCCAACCCGCGATCGGCGCCCGCTGCGTCGGCGCTCAGCTTGGCGTCTCGCCCGTCAATGCTCAGGTCGCCATAGACCACCTCGTGGACGCCGGAATCCTGATTCAGATCACGGACGGGCGAAGAAACCGAATCTGGCTCGCACAGGACGTCGTGAGAGTCCTCGAAGACTTCGCGGCAAGGGCCAGAAGGCGCCGATAG